From Carettochelys insculpta isolate YL-2023 chromosome 3, ASM3395843v1, whole genome shotgun sequence, a single genomic window includes:
- the COA6 gene encoding cytochrome c oxidase assembly factor 6 homolog, which produces MKMSAPSMEERKACWGARDEYWKCLDENTEDAARCQQLRYSFQSRCPQQWVKYFDKRRDFLKYKEQLQAGEYQPPGTNEES; this is translated from the exons ATGAAAATGTCAGCACCATCAATGGAGGAAAGAAAGGCTTGCTGGGGAGCCAGGGATGAATACTGGAAATGCTTAGATGAAAATACAGAAGATGCAGCTAGGTGTCAGCAGCTTAGGTATTCTTTTCAATCTAGGTGTCCACAGCAATGG gtAAAATACTTTGACAAAAGAagagactttttaaaatacaaagaacAGCTTCAAGCAGGAGAATATCAGCCTCCTGGAACTAATGAAGAGTCATAG